DNA sequence from the Numida meleagris isolate 19003 breed g44 Domestic line unplaced genomic scaffold, NumMel1.0 unplaced_Scaffold537, whole genome shotgun sequence genome:
GGTTGACCCAATGGTTGACTCAAATGGCTGACCAAGTTGTTGACCAAATGGTTGACCGAAGAGCTGACCCAAAGGTGGACCTAAGGGTTGACCAAGTGGTTGACCAACACTTGACCAAATGGTTGACCTAGTGGTTGACCCAATGGCTGACCTGATGGTTGACCCAGATTTTGACCAATGTTTGACCCAGATGTTGACAAAGTAGTTGAGTCAAAAGTTGACCCAAAGGTTGGCCAACTGTTGACCTAAGGGTTGATTCAGAGGTTGACCAAATGGTTCATCGCCGGTTGACCTAATGCTTGACCAAGTGGTTGACCAGTAGTTGACCAAATAGTTGACCCAACGGTTGACCAAATAGTTGGCCTAATGCTTGACCAAGGGATGACCCAACAGTTGACCAACGATTGCCCCAAGGGTTGACCAAATAGTTGACCTAACGGTTGACCAAATAGTTGGCCTAatggttgaccaacagttgacccAATGGTTGACCCATTGGTTGACCCATTGGTTGACCAGCAGTTGCTGAAATGGTTGACCAAATGGTTGAGCCAAGGGTTGACCAAATAGTTGACCTAATGGATAACCAATAGTTGACCCAACAGTTGACCCATTGGTTGGCCAACAGTTGCTGAAATGCTTGATTGAATGGATGACTCAAGGGTTGACCCAACAGTTGACCCAAGGGTTGACCAAATAGTTGACCTAATGGTTGACCAACACTTGACCCAACAGTTGACCCATTGGTTGACCCATTTGTTGGCCAACGGTAGATGAAATGATTAACCAAGTGGTTGACGCTCGGGTTGACCCACCAGTTGACCAAGTAGTTGACCTAATGGTTGACGCAAGGGTTGACCCACCAGTTGACCCAAGGCTTGACCAAATATTTAACCAAatggttgaccaacagttgacccATTGGTTGACCCGCTGGTTGGCCAACAGTTGCTGAAATGCTTGACCAAATGGTTGACCCTCGGGTTGACCCAAAGGTTGACCCATTGGTTGTCCAACAGCTCATGAAATAGTTGACCAATGGATGACCCAAGGGTTGACCCAACAGTTGACCAACGATTGCCCCAAGGGTTGACCCGACAGTTGACCTAGTGGTTGACCAACCGTTGACCCATTGGTTGACCCATTGGTTGACCCATTGGTTGACCCACTGGTTGACCAGCAGTTGCTGAAATGCTTGACCAAATGGTTGACTCTCGGGTTGACCCAGCGGTCGACCGCCGGTCGACCAAGTAGTAGGCAGCCGGTTGACCACCTGGTGCCAACGCCGCGGTTCCGCCATTTTGGGGAGGGGGCTTCTGGATCTCTTGGGGCGCCGGTGACGTCCCGGCGCGTCCCCGCAGCACCAGCGGCGGCACCTGGAGCTGGCGCGGGCCCTGGGGGACGACACGGAGCAGCAGCGCGCCTGGGCCACCATCGGGCGCACCCACATGTTCGCCGCCGAGAGCCGCGCCGGCGCCGAGGCTGAGGCCGAGCTGAGGGAGGCGGAGAGAGCGTTCGCCACCAGCCTGGCCATCGTGGACGAGCGGCTCGAGGGTGAGCGCTCCCTGCCCCCTCcaagtgtccccatgtcccctccacgtgtccccatgtcccttccacgtgtccccatgtcccttcCGTGTGTCCCCCTGCCCCCTCCACGTGTCCCCATGTACCCtccacgtgtccccatgtcccttcCATGTGTCCCCACCCTCTCCCCATGCCCCCATCCCTTCCACATGTCCCTCTCCCCTCCGTGTGTCCCCATTCCTCTCCATGTGCTCCCATGTCTCCTCCCCGTgtcccccttcccctccctctgtccccatgtcccctccccatgtcccttctctgtgtccccatcccctccacGTGTCCCCATCCTCTCCATGTGCCCCCGTGTCCCCCTTTCCCTCgccgtgtccccatcccttccATGTGTCCCCGTGTCTCCTCCatgtgtccccatcccctccatgTTCCGcagtccccatccccaccctaTTTCCAATCCTCATTCCCATTCCCAATCCCCATTCCCGATTCCCACCCCATCTCCATTCTCattctccctccccaccccattCCCACCCCAATTCCCACACCATCCCCGTTCCCATTCCCCAATTCCCATTCCCCATCCCAATCCTCGTTCCCATTTCTTGTTCCCCGTTCCCAATTCCTattccccatcccatccccattccccAATTCCCATTCCCCATTCCCAATTCCCAATTCCCATTCCCCATTCCCCATTCCCAATCCCTCTCCCCAATCCCAATTCCCATCCCATTCCTCACCCCATCTCTATTCCGCACCCCACTCCCGTTGCCCCCCACCCCACATCCCATTGCCCCCACATCCCATTGCCCCAACTCCCATTGCCTCCCAACCAATGTCATTGCCCCCACATCCCATTGCCCCCAATCTCGTTGCCCCCACTCCCATCACCCGCCATCCCATCACCCCCNNNNNNNNNNNNNNNNNNNNNNNNNNNNNNNNNNNNNNNNNNNNNNNNNNNNNNNNNNNNNNNNNNNNNNNNNNNNNNNNNNNNNNNNNNNNNNNNNNNNNNNNNNNNNNNNNNNNNNNNNNNNNNNNNNNNNNNNNNNNNNNNNNNNNNNNNNNNNNNNNNNNNNNNNNNNNNNNNNNNNNNNNNNNNNNNNNNNNNNNNNNNNNNNNNNNNNNNNNNNNNNNNNNNNNNNNNNNNNNNNNNNNNNNNNNNNNNNNNNNNNNNNNNNNNNNNNNNNNNNNNNNNNNNNNNNNNNNNNNNNNNNNNNNNN
Encoded proteins:
- the LOC110391834 gene encoding tonsoku-like protein, whose translation is MSAERELRQLQKAKQKARRRGDNAAELAATCNQLGEILASHGRYEEALAEHREELRLLEEAGDGIGCAVAHRKIGERLAELERYDAALEHQRRHLELARALGDDTEQQRAWATIGRTHMFAAESRAGAEAEAELREAERAFATSLAIVDERLEGERSLPPPSVPMSPPRVPMSLPRVPMSLP